Proteins encoded within one genomic window of Halorussus salilacus:
- a CDS encoding aminopeptidase: MDQRIHDHAEVLVDWSARIEAGDDVVVRVDDGAHDLAVAVAEKLGERGANYLATYVSDEVESAFVRSHDGDFDQDPDFETAMLERADSVLSLRGKSNAAEKAAAPGEKRAAYKQSRTEIKARRMDTDWVSTIHPTRAHAQQAGMGIGEYRDFVYDAVLRDWESLADEMANMKEILDEGSEVRLVKEDTDLTMSIENRTAVNSAASVAYDSHNLPSGEVFTAPEDPEGEVYFDVPMTHDGARIRDVHLTFEDGEVVDWSAEVGEAALEDILTTDEGARRLGELGIGMNRGIDRFTDSILFDEKMGDTVHLAVGRAYGSCLPEGEDGNQSAVHVDMITDVSEDSRMEVDGEVIQRNGRFRWEDGFEQE, translated from the coding sequence ATGGACCAGCGAATCCACGACCACGCCGAGGTGTTGGTCGACTGGAGCGCGCGAATCGAGGCGGGCGACGACGTGGTGGTGCGGGTCGACGACGGCGCGCACGACCTCGCGGTCGCGGTGGCCGAGAAACTGGGCGAGCGCGGCGCGAACTACCTCGCGACCTACGTCTCCGACGAGGTCGAGTCGGCGTTCGTGCGGAGCCACGACGGCGACTTCGACCAGGACCCCGACTTCGAGACCGCGATGCTCGAACGCGCCGATTCGGTGCTGTCGCTCCGCGGGAAGTCGAACGCCGCCGAGAAGGCGGCCGCGCCGGGCGAGAAGCGCGCGGCGTACAAGCAGTCCCGGACCGAGATAAAGGCCCGCCGGATGGACACCGACTGGGTCTCGACCATCCACCCGACCCGCGCCCACGCCCAGCAGGCGGGCATGGGCATCGGCGAGTACCGGGACTTCGTCTACGACGCCGTCCTCCGCGACTGGGAATCGCTCGCCGACGAGATGGCGAACATGAAGGAGATTCTGGACGAGGGCAGCGAGGTACGACTCGTCAAGGAGGACACCGACCTCACGATGTCCATCGAGAACAGGACCGCGGTCAACAGCGCCGCCTCGGTCGCCTACGACTCGCACAACCTCCCCTCCGGCGAGGTGTTCACCGCCCCCGAGGACCCGGAGGGAGAGGTCTACTTCGACGTGCCGATGACCCACGACGGCGCGCGCATCCGAGACGTTCACCTGACCTTCGAGGACGGCGAGGTCGTCGACTGGTCGGCGGAGGTCGGCGAGGCGGCGCTCGAAGACATCCTGACGACCGACGAGGGCGCGCGCCGACTCGGCGAACTCGGCATCGGGATGAACCGCGGCATCGACCGGTTCACCGACAGCATCCTCTTCGACGAGAAGATGGGCGACACCGTCCACCTCGCGGTCGGCCGGGCCTACGGCTCCTGTCTCCCCGAGGGCGAGGATGGCAATCAGAGCGCGGTCCACGTCGACATGATAACCGACGTGAGCGAGGACTCCCGGATGGAGGTCGACGGCGAGGTGATTCAGCGGAACGGGCGATTCCGGTGGGAGGACGGCTTCGAACAGGAGTAA
- a CDS encoding matrixin family metalloprotease has translation MWRPLLAVALLVLSGCAAAPGVGDTTADSSADRRAMTTDQGDDRPNPWGESNLTVAINDTANDSRDFRPHVRSALDFWSNASERYAGFEVEYELEPNASEPDLVVRVVDSIDSCANVTDPAGCAPFLTDAAHVSRPVTLEVAASYSNESTRLILKHELGHTLGLNHSSEPQDVMAPTSDLTALPKTNATERRFPWNDSNFSVYLDDGNASDADAAREQVGNAFDYYADGANDTVPANVSYEFTDNRTEADVVVAFADELPCRDGGTGSCGRVQGVDADGDGALERYDELRISLADVDDDAIGWHVGYWFGYGFGFEDESEWPAPFRDADYEDRRSDWWD, from the coding sequence ATGTGGCGTCCACTGCTCGCGGTGGCCCTCCTCGTCCTCTCGGGTTGCGCGGCCGCCCCGGGCGTCGGCGACACGACCGCCGACTCGTCTGCCGACCGCCGGGCGATGACCACCGACCAGGGCGACGACCGGCCGAACCCGTGGGGCGAGTCGAACCTCACCGTCGCCATCAACGACACCGCGAACGACTCGCGGGACTTCCGGCCGCACGTCCGGTCTGCCCTCGACTTCTGGTCGAACGCGAGCGAGCGCTACGCCGGGTTCGAGGTCGAGTACGAACTCGAACCCAACGCCTCCGAGCCCGACCTCGTGGTCCGGGTCGTCGATAGCATCGACTCGTGCGCGAACGTCACCGACCCCGCGGGGTGCGCGCCCTTCCTCACCGACGCCGCCCACGTCTCCCGGCCGGTGACGCTGGAGGTCGCGGCGTCGTACTCCAACGAGTCCACGCGGCTCATCCTGAAACACGAACTCGGCCACACCCTCGGCCTGAATCACTCCTCGGAGCCCCAAGACGTGATGGCCCCGACTTCCGACCTGACGGCCCTCCCGAAGACGAACGCCACTGAGCGTCGCTTCCCGTGGAACGACTCGAACTTCTCGGTGTACCTCGATGATGGGAACGCTTCGGACGCCGACGCGGCCCGCGAGCAGGTCGGAAACGCCTTCGACTACTACGCCGACGGCGCGAACGACACCGTCCCGGCGAACGTCTCCTACGAGTTCACGGACAACCGCACCGAGGCCGACGTGGTCGTCGCGTTCGCCGACGAACTCCCCTGCAGGGACGGCGGAACCGGGTCGTGCGGGCGCGTGCAGGGCGTCGACGCCGACGGAGACGGGGCGCTCGAACGCTACGACGAACTCCGGATTTCGCTGGCCGACGTGGACGACGACGCCATCGGGTGGCACGTCGGCTACTGGTTCGGCTACGGCTTCGGCTTCGAGGACGAGTCGGAGTGGCCCGCGCCGTTCCGGGACGCCGACTACGAGGACCGCCGCAGCGACTGGTGGGACTGA
- the cca gene encoding CCA tRNA nucleotidyltransferase, translated as MTDEADFEAVVAAVGERIDPGDRERERMREAVDALVERVDDALDDLPVEADAMQVGSTARGTWISGDRDIDLFVRFSADLDREQLERYGLEVGHAVLPEGREEYAEHPYVTGEYDGFDVDLVPCYRLDAATDIRSAVDRTPFHNDYLQARLDADLAGEVRLFKQFLKGIGAYGSDLRTRGFSGYLTELLVLEHGGFRETVEAAADWHPPVRFDPEDHGRETFEDPLVVIDPTDPERNVAAVCSADNVARLQHHARDLLADPREGRFFPEPTNPLSPEGVCDHVRRRETTPVAVRFDAPDVVEDQLYPQLRKSLSGVRDGLDRRGFDVLRATAFADVSAVLFAELEVPDRPAVERHEGPPVHVRDHAEGFFRKYEDDPDVYGPFVDGDRYAVERDREFASAPEFLRSDALFDVALGVHVESALGDGYDVLVGEEVAELADEFGVELARYFDPRP; from the coding sequence ATGACCGACGAGGCGGACTTCGAGGCGGTGGTCGCGGCGGTCGGCGAGCGAATCGACCCCGGCGACCGAGAGCGCGAGCGGATGCGCGAGGCCGTCGACGCGCTCGTCGAGCGCGTCGACGACGCGCTCGACGACCTCCCGGTCGAGGCCGACGCGATGCAGGTCGGGTCCACCGCCCGCGGGACGTGGATCAGCGGCGACCGCGACATCGACCTCTTCGTCCGATTTTCGGCGGATTTGGACCGCGAGCAACTGGAGCGCTACGGCCTCGAAGTCGGCCACGCCGTCCTCCCGGAGGGCCGCGAGGAGTACGCCGAACACCCCTACGTCACCGGCGAGTACGACGGCTTCGACGTGGACCTCGTGCCGTGCTACCGGCTCGACGCGGCGACCGACATCCGGTCGGCGGTCGACCGCACCCCGTTCCACAACGACTACCTGCAGGCGCGACTCGACGCCGACCTCGCCGGGGAGGTCCGGCTGTTCAAGCAGTTCCTCAAGGGCATCGGCGCGTACGGGAGCGACCTCCGGACGCGCGGGTTCTCGGGCTACCTCACCGAACTCCTCGTCCTCGAACACGGCGGCTTCCGCGAGACCGTCGAGGCCGCCGCCGACTGGCACCCGCCGGTCCGGTTCGACCCCGAGGACCACGGCCGGGAGACCTTCGAGGACCCCCTCGTCGTGATCGACCCCACCGACCCCGAGCGCAACGTCGCGGCGGTCTGCTCGGCCGACAACGTCGCCCGGTTGCAGCACCACGCCCGCGACCTGCTCGCCGACCCGCGCGAGGGCCGCTTCTTCCCGGAGCCGACCAACCCCCTCTCGCCCGAGGGGGTCTGTGACCACGTCCGACGCCGGGAGACCACGCCGGTCGCGGTGCGCTTCGACGCCCCCGACGTGGTCGAAGACCAGCTCTACCCCCAGCTCCGGAAGTCCCTCTCGGGGGTCCGGGACGGACTCGACCGCCGGGGGTTCGACGTGCTACGCGCGACCGCGTTCGCAGACGTTTCGGCGGTGCTGTTCGCGGAACTCGAAGTCCCCGACCGCCCCGCGGTCGAGCGACACGAGGGGCCGCCGGTCCACGTCCGCGACCACGCCGAGGGGTTCTTCCGGAAGTACGAGGACGACCCCGACGTGTACGGCCCGTTCGTCGACGGCGACCGGTACGCGGTCGAGCGCGACCGCGAGTTCGCGAGCGCCCCCGAGTTCCTGCGCAGCGACGCCCTCTTCGACGTGGCGCTGGGCGTCCACGTCGAGTCGGCGCTCGGAGACGGCTACGACGTGCTCGTCGGCGAGGAGGTCGCCGAACTCGCCGACGAGTTCGGCGTCGAACTCGCGCGCTACTTCGACCCGCGGCCGTGA
- a CDS encoding DUF7546 family protein gives MFGTPSVTRDGAVASPSRLARVARALVVLTVAEALAVLGYVAVTEGDVLSLRYLAYPFVWTNAAVLAVAYAPISRPTDRWTGGALAVSVVYFLVLCWAGGLLAVTGESGLGTASVLPAVPGWGPILAVTGGAVHATLVPFKVIGYAGLAALVYAALARSSRGVLSGALGLVTCVSCTGSVLATLLAGTVGGSSVAVSEVMARSYDLSTPVFLITVAALWVALHR, from the coding sequence GTGTTCGGGACCCCTAGCGTTACACGCGACGGGGCGGTCGCCTCGCCGTCCCGGCTGGCGCGGGTCGCCCGCGCGCTCGTCGTGCTCACGGTCGCGGAGGCGCTCGCGGTCCTCGGATACGTCGCGGTCACGGAGGGCGACGTCCTCTCGCTCCGCTACCTCGCGTATCCGTTCGTCTGGACGAACGCCGCGGTGCTCGCGGTCGCGTACGCCCCGATTTCGCGGCCGACCGACCGGTGGACGGGCGGAGCGCTCGCGGTCTCGGTCGTGTACTTCCTCGTCCTCTGCTGGGCAGGTGGCCTCCTCGCCGTCACCGGCGAGTCGGGTCTCGGGACCGCGAGCGTCCTCCCGGCGGTTCCCGGGTGGGGGCCGATACTCGCGGTCACCGGCGGCGCGGTTCACGCGACGCTCGTCCCGTTCAAGGTGATCGGCTACGCCGGACTCGCGGCGCTCGTGTACGCCGCGCTCGCGCGGAGCAGTCGGGGAGTCCTCTCGGGCGCGCTGGGGCTCGTGACCTGCGTGAGCTGTACCGGTTCGGTACTCGCCACCCTCCTGGCCGGGACCGTCGGCGGCTCGTCGGTGGCCGTCTCGGAAGTGATGGCGCGGTCCTACGACCTCTCGACCCCGGTGTTCCTGATTACGGTCGCGGCGCTGTGGGTCGCGCTACACCGGTGA
- a CDS encoding CbaC protein, with translation MRLTKAGVLILVAFSVPVAIELRTLFALFGIDLPLAAAGVFEVVLLVAILSAYVLGERRAAATGG, from the coding sequence ATGAGGCTCACCAAGGCTGGCGTGCTCATCCTCGTCGCGTTCAGCGTCCCGGTCGCCATCGAGCTCCGGACGCTGTTCGCGCTGTTCGGCATCGACCTGCCGCTCGCGGCGGCCGGGGTGTTCGAGGTGGTGTTACTGGTCGCCATCCTCTCGGCGTACGTGCTCGGCGAGCGACGGGCGGCCGCGACCGGAGGCTGA
- a CDS encoding b(o/a)3-type cytochrome-c oxidase subunit 1, which produces MATYVDHYPKEAGVVKATLAVAFTALGIGAFFGVLQALHRTGYVRVISSTDYYTVLTGHGVLLALVFTIFFLLGLFTWAVTRSLERPLPDIRLTWAWFGLTTVGATAAAVAILAGLIPGIDMSADVLYTFYAPLQAHPLFYAGLAMFIVGTWIAGADWFLAYREWRRDNPDERIPLQTFMVLTTMLMWYISTLGVAVSVVFFLLPWSFGIVETVNPLLTRTLFWFFGHPVVYFWLMPAYLMWYTILPKLAGGRLFSDPLARVVFVLFLLLSTPVGIHHQYLDPGIAEGFKFIAMTNTMFLLLPSLLTAFTVVASMEHGARQRGGEGYLGWLGALPWRDPAFTGMALAGLMFAAGGFSGMINAGMNINYLIHNTLWVPGHFHLTVGTAVALTMMAGSYWLVPQLTGRRLYSRPIGLFQVVLWFVGMVFMSNAMHRAGLEGVPRRTAEPQYQSFDFTAAFGTIGELQAQIALGGVLLFVSVVLFLFNILLSAIEDPIETPVDDSLPAPLSGPDGSPAVLDDLRLWTGIAVVLVILAYTLPLGSIIADSGLFGNSGAFPVMLDALDALVGVVR; this is translated from the coding sequence ATGGCGACTTACGTCGACCACTACCCGAAAGAGGCCGGAGTCGTGAAGGCCACCCTGGCGGTCGCGTTCACCGCGCTCGGCATCGGCGCGTTCTTCGGGGTCCTCCAGGCGCTCCACCGGACGGGGTACGTCCGGGTCATCAGCTCGACCGATTACTACACCGTCCTGACGGGCCACGGCGTCCTCCTCGCGCTCGTGTTCACCATCTTCTTCCTGCTCGGCCTGTTCACCTGGGCGGTCACTCGGAGTTTGGAACGACCGTTGCCCGACATCCGCCTGACGTGGGCGTGGTTCGGCCTGACCACGGTCGGGGCGACGGCCGCGGCGGTCGCCATCCTCGCCGGACTGATTCCGGGCATCGACATGAGCGCCGACGTGCTCTACACGTTCTACGCGCCTCTGCAGGCCCATCCGCTGTTCTACGCCGGACTCGCGATGTTCATCGTCGGGACGTGGATAGCGGGCGCAGACTGGTTCCTCGCGTATCGCGAGTGGCGACGCGACAACCCCGACGAGCGCATCCCGCTCCAGACGTTCATGGTCCTGACGACCATGCTGATGTGGTACATCTCGACGCTCGGGGTCGCCGTCTCGGTCGTCTTCTTCCTCCTGCCGTGGTCGTTCGGCATCGTCGAGACGGTCAACCCCCTGCTCACCCGGACGCTGTTCTGGTTCTTCGGCCACCCGGTCGTCTACTTCTGGCTGATGCCCGCGTACCTGATGTGGTACACCATCCTCCCGAAGCTCGCGGGCGGCCGCCTGTTCAGCGACCCGCTCGCTCGCGTGGTGTTCGTCCTGTTCCTCCTGCTGTCGACGCCGGTCGGCATCCACCACCAGTACCTCGACCCCGGCATCGCGGAGGGCTTCAAGTTCATCGCCATGACGAACACGATGTTCCTCCTGCTCCCGAGCCTGCTGACCGCGTTCACCGTGGTCGCCAGCATGGAACACGGCGCGCGCCAGCGCGGCGGCGAGGGCTATCTCGGGTGGCTCGGTGCGCTCCCGTGGCGCGACCCGGCGTTCACCGGGATGGCGCTCGCGGGGCTGATGTTCGCTGCGGGCGGGTTCTCCGGCATGATCAACGCCGGGATGAACATCAACTACCTCATCCACAACACGCTGTGGGTGCCCGGCCACTTCCACCTGACCGTCGGCACCGCGGTGGCGCTGACGATGATGGCTGGCTCCTACTGGCTGGTCCCACAGCTCACCGGCCGGAGGCTCTACAGTCGGCCCATCGGGCTGTTCCAGGTGGTCCTCTGGTTCGTCGGCATGGTGTTCATGTCGAACGCGATGCACCGCGCGGGGCTCGAAGGCGTCCCCCGGCGGACCGCCGAACCCCAGTACCAGAGCTTCGATTTCACCGCGGCGTTCGGCACCATCGGCGAACTCCAAGCCCAGATCGCGCTCGGCGGGGTCCTGCTGTTCGTCTCGGTCGTGCTGTTCCTGTTCAACATCCTGCTGTCGGCGATAGAGGACCCCATCGAGACGCCGGTCGACGACAGCCTGCCCGCTCCCCTCTCGGGGCCCGACGGGAGTCCGGCCGTCCTCGACGACCTCCGGCTCTGGACCGGTATCGCCGTCGTGCTGGTGATACTCGCGTACACCCTCCCGCTGGGGAGCATCATCGCTGACTCCGGCCTGTTCGGGAACAGCGGCGCGTTCCCGGTGATGCTCGACGCGCTCGACGCGCTCGTGGGGGTGGTCCGATGA
- a CDS encoding cytochrome c oxidase subunit II, translating to MEIHAYEKLWLGAALLLIVGFIATVSYGAVGAGVEMIDDEGDTVDPDSLDDHPKFSDPGVYESGDGEYDVYVIAEQFRFAPGTNEPIEVPANSTLTFHVTSADVIHGFEVVGTNANTMAVPGQVATFTVEVDGPREYGLLCNEYCGSAHHAMEGTVKVVPEDEFDGPKGDD from the coding sequence ATGGAGATACACGCATACGAGAAACTCTGGCTCGGCGCGGCGCTCCTGCTCATCGTCGGGTTCATCGCGACCGTCTCCTACGGGGCAGTCGGGGCGGGCGTCGAGATGATAGACGACGAGGGCGACACCGTCGACCCCGACTCGCTCGACGACCATCCCAAGTTCAGCGACCCGGGCGTCTACGAGTCGGGTGACGGCGAGTACGACGTCTACGTCATCGCCGAGCAGTTCCGATTCGCCCCCGGCACGAACGAACCCATCGAGGTGCCCGCCAACAGCACGCTGACGTTCCACGTCACCTCCGCCGACGTGATCCACGGCTTCGAGGTGGTCGGCACCAACGCGAACACGATGGCGGTTCCGGGACAGGTGGCGACGTTCACCGTCGAGGTCGATGGCCCCCGCGAGTACGGCCTGCTGTGTAACGAGTACTGCGGGTCGGCCCATCACGCGATGGAAGGGACGGTGAAGGTCGTGCCCGAGGACGAGTTCGACGGCCCGAAGGGGGACGACTGA
- a CDS encoding sulfite exporter TauE/SafE family protein: MTVVPLHGTGAVPAGGNLDAAVFLVVGILGGAHCLGMCGPLVSVYADRLRAQEGSGEATLTVRQVRQHVVFNLGRTAGYAAVGAVLAAVGAAAVGATDRLLAVGTSVQAVTALLTGGFIAAMGLSYARGSVAHPSFGPLDGLFGRVSRVLTARVDEFVGDARIAGLGVVHALLPCPITYPAYAYAFALGDPVRAAFLLALVGLGTFPTLLVYGTVFGSLSASQRVHRVLGVVFVVLGYTLVAHGLNLFGIGVPQIELPLPAPEYGPR; encoded by the coding sequence ATGACGGTCGTTCCACTTCACGGAACCGGGGCGGTCCCCGCGGGCGGGAACCTCGACGCCGCGGTGTTCCTCGTAGTCGGGATACTCGGCGGCGCGCACTGTCTGGGGATGTGCGGTCCGCTGGTGAGCGTCTACGCCGACCGACTCCGGGCTCAGGAGGGGTCGGGAGAGGCAACGCTGACGGTCCGGCAGGTCCGCCAGCACGTCGTCTTCAACCTCGGTCGGACCGCGGGCTACGCCGCGGTCGGGGCGGTACTCGCGGCGGTCGGGGCGGCCGCGGTCGGTGCGACCGACCGGCTTCTGGCGGTCGGCACGAGCGTGCAGGCGGTGACCGCCCTGCTCACCGGCGGATTCATCGCCGCGATGGGGCTCTCCTATGCCCGCGGGTCGGTGGCACATCCCTCGTTCGGACCGCTGGACGGACTGTTCGGCCGGGTCAGCCGCGTCCTGACCGCCCGAGTGGACGAATTCGTCGGCGACGCCCGAATCGCGGGGCTGGGCGTCGTCCACGCGCTGTTGCCCTGTCCCATCACGTACCCCGCGTACGCCTACGCGTTCGCGCTCGGCGACCCGGTCCGGGCGGCGTTCCTGCTCGCGCTGGTCGGCCTCGGGACGTTCCCGACACTGCTCGTGTACGGGACCGTGTTCGGCTCGCTGTCGGCGAGCCAGCGGGTCCACCGAGTACTCGGCGTCGTGTTCGTCGTGCTGGGGTACACGCTGGTGGCCCACGGTCTGAATCTGTTCGGCATCGGCGTTCCGCAAATCGAGCTTCCGCTTCCGGCCCCCGAGTACGGCCCGAGGTGA